From Streptomyces sp. NBC_00683, one genomic window encodes:
- a CDS encoding ABC transporter ATP-binding protein, with protein sequence MGLTETHEESPGKGSVLLALRYYGRELVRLRWLTAPAMLSPALGNIGINYIAPLIVAKLVGHIADGGGTTITSMLPYVLGFAGVLLLAEAFWRIGLHFLNRLDARGIENLYVIGMDELFAKDATFFHENFAGSLTKRVLSFASRFEEFVDTLTFSVVGSFVPLLFGSVVLWSYEPLLVVGLLAMIVLTALCVMPLIRRRQALVDQREEAIAQVSGHVADSLMNMDTVRAFGAERREAAEHRSRVAKSRRLTLRSWDYGNLRIDTLVAPMSVLTNAMGLLLAVTLGGGGHGVEAVVVAFTYYTNATRIMFEFNQIYRRLESSMTEAGQFTELLLDQPVVLDPPSPEPLLSKAADVRFEQVTFAHAGAKPLFERLDLDVSSGAKIGLVGRSGGGKTTLGRLLLRMTDIDSGRILIGGQDITKLRQADLRSLIAYVPQDPAMFHRTLRENIAFARPDATEAEIRRAAEAAHVTEFADGLADGFDTMVGERGVKLSGGQRQRVALARAILRDAPILLLDEATSALDSESEVLVQKALWHLMEGRTALVVAHRLSTVATMDRLVVLDRGRIVEQGTHQQLLASEGTYAKLWQHQSGGFLDDTPAQADLL encoded by the coding sequence ATGGGACTGACCGAAACACACGAGGAATCGCCGGGCAAGGGGTCCGTGCTCCTGGCACTGCGCTACTACGGAAGGGAGCTGGTCCGGCTCCGGTGGCTCACTGCACCCGCGATGCTGTCACCGGCACTGGGCAACATCGGCATCAACTACATCGCGCCGCTGATCGTGGCGAAACTCGTCGGCCACATCGCCGACGGCGGCGGCACCACCATCACTTCGATGTTGCCCTACGTGCTCGGCTTCGCCGGGGTCCTGCTCCTCGCGGAGGCGTTCTGGCGCATCGGTCTGCACTTCCTGAACCGCCTCGACGCCCGCGGCATCGAGAACCTCTACGTGATCGGCATGGACGAACTGTTCGCCAAGGACGCCACGTTCTTCCACGAGAACTTCGCCGGGTCGCTGACCAAGCGGGTCCTGAGTTTCGCCTCGCGCTTCGAGGAGTTCGTCGACACCCTGACCTTCTCGGTCGTGGGCAGTTTCGTGCCGCTGCTGTTCGGGTCGGTCGTGCTGTGGAGTTACGAACCGCTGCTCGTCGTAGGTCTCCTGGCGATGATCGTGCTGACCGCCCTGTGCGTGATGCCCCTCATCCGCCGCCGGCAGGCGCTCGTGGACCAGCGCGAGGAGGCCATTGCCCAGGTGTCGGGCCACGTCGCCGACAGCCTCATGAACATGGACACCGTCCGGGCCTTCGGCGCCGAGCGGCGCGAGGCCGCCGAGCACCGCTCACGCGTCGCGAAGTCCCGCCGGCTCACCTTGCGGTCCTGGGACTACGGCAACCTGCGCATCGACACGCTCGTCGCTCCGATGTCCGTGCTGACCAACGCCATGGGCCTGCTGCTCGCGGTCACTCTCGGCGGGGGCGGGCACGGCGTGGAGGCGGTCGTCGTCGCCTTCACGTACTACACCAACGCGACGCGGATCATGTTCGAGTTCAACCAGATCTACCGGCGCCTGGAGAGCTCGATGACGGAGGCCGGGCAGTTCACCGAACTGCTGCTGGACCAGCCCGTCGTGCTCGACCCGCCGTCGCCGGAACCGCTGCTGTCCAAGGCCGCCGATGTCCGCTTCGAGCAGGTGACCTTCGCCCACGCGGGCGCGAAGCCACTCTTCGAGCGCCTCGACCTCGATGTGAGCAGTGGCGCGAAGATCGGGCTCGTCGGCCGGTCCGGCGGCGGCAAGACGACGCTCGGAAGACTGCTGCTGCGCATGACGGACATCGACTCCGGCCGGATCCTGATCGGCGGGCAGGACATCACCAAGCTGCGCCAGGCCGATCTTCGCAGCCTGATCGCCTACGTGCCGCAGGACCCGGCGATGTTCCACCGCACGCTGCGCGAGAACATCGCGTTCGCCCGGCCGGACGCCACCGAAGCCGAGATCCGCCGCGCGGCCGAGGCGGCTCACGTCACGGAGTTCGCCGACGGTCTGGCGGACGGCTTCGACACCATGGTGGGCGAGCGGGGCGTCAAGCTGTCCGGCGGGCAGCGGCAGCGGGTCGCCCTCGCCAGGGCGATCCTGCGCGACGCGCCGATCCTGCTGCTCGACGAGGCGACCAGCGCCTTGGACTCCGAGAGCGAAGTCCTCGTCCAGAAGGCGTTGTGGCACCTCATGGAGGGACGGACAGCACTCGTGGTGGCGCACCGGCTCAGCACGGTCGCCACCATGGACCGGCTCGTCGTCCTGGACCGAGGCCGGATCGTCGAACAGGGCACACACCAGCAACTGCTCGCGTCCGAGGGCACCTACGCGAAGCTGTGGCAGCACCAGTCGGGCGGCTTCCTGGACGACACCCCCGCGCAGGCCGATCTGCTCTGA
- a CDS encoding VOC family protein — protein MITTDFVPGSPCWLDLGSRDVAASAAFYGAVFGWEFQNLGPGAEDYGAFKLDGKAVGGLGRLTEEGARPAWMIYFHTADATATTETVRRLGGTVRVEPMDAEGAGRMAQYTDPRGAQFAVWQPGEMSGLEVADQPGSLCWTELYTTDAAGAKDFYGNLFGWTTQDMPLPGGGGTYSMITPAGQSAERMHGGLMEMPADQLVATGGQAYWHPVFASADCDATVDRVRTNGGSVQMGPEDAEGVGRLALCADPAGADFVVLTPAPPL, from the coding sequence GTGATCACTACTGACTTCGTTCCCGGCTCCCCGTGCTGGCTCGATCTCGGCTCGCGCGATGTCGCGGCGTCGGCGGCCTTCTACGGCGCCGTGTTCGGCTGGGAGTTCCAGAACCTCGGTCCCGGTGCGGAGGACTACGGCGCCTTCAAGCTGGACGGCAAGGCGGTCGGTGGTCTGGGCAGGCTCACCGAGGAGGGTGCCCGTCCGGCGTGGATGATCTACTTCCACACGGCGGACGCCACGGCGACGACCGAGACCGTACGGCGCCTAGGCGGCACCGTGAGGGTCGAGCCGATGGACGCCGAAGGAGCGGGCCGGATGGCGCAGTACACCGACCCGCGCGGTGCCCAGTTCGCCGTCTGGCAGCCGGGGGAGATGAGCGGGCTGGAGGTCGCGGACCAGCCGGGATCCCTGTGCTGGACCGAGCTGTACACGACGGACGCGGCCGGCGCCAAGGACTTCTACGGCAACCTGTTCGGCTGGACGACCCAGGACATGCCCCTTCCGGGCGGCGGCGGAACGTACTCGATGATCACCCCGGCAGGCCAGTCGGCGGAGCGCATGCACGGTGGCCTGATGGAGATGCCCGCCGACCAGCTCGTCGCGACCGGCGGTCAGGCCTACTGGCATCCGGTGTTCGCCTCCGCGGACTGCGACGCCACGGTCGACCGGGTCAGGACCAACGGCGGCTCGGTGCAGATGGGCCCCGAGGACGCGGAGGGAGTCGGGCGGCTGGCGCTCTGCGCCGACCCGGCAGGCGCGGACTTCGTGGTGCTCACCCCGGCCCCGCCGCTGTAG
- a CDS encoding SpoIIE family protein phosphatase: MTAWNAEQNADFRGPLDVTRAATAVVDAQDTVIGWSPAAERLFGFPPDEIIGRPLATFLSPGPSPSVPPLRSRFRGNETHVARHRDGRELVVATAVCPLSGGGAAERVLVATELKDLRLWESQLALLNGLATQSPLGLAIYGTDLRLTWCNAAYEQEIGRPFAEFRGLRADELYSDGTFLTKGHPPTLDGVMRHVLDTGEPFLDLHFQGRPPSDPLTVHLWSCAYYRLQDADGHVLGVCEDAFDISDRYRAQRRLALLVEAGRGIGTALDVVVTAEKITEVAVPEFAATVTVDLSRAVLEGEVPATGGAAAMALVRVAHRSAEETDRDKPGQRPPPPVKHSPREYPSGSPQYRSLSSGGLVLDDTTLVVPLRAGNSTLGLVTFVRSTGGATFDSGEVALADELVARTAVSIDNARRFTRERTASLALQRQLLPQHVPQQSAVDLAYRYLPTDAVTGVGGDWFDVIPLSGTRVGLVVGDVVGHGLQAAATMGRLRTTVRAFAQMDIDPDELLSRLDDLVGQSSEELWGELGTPEADVTIGATCLYAVYDPVSRRCAMARAGHLPPAVVDPEGRVSFPDLPAGPPLGLGGLPFESMEIELPEGSLLALFTDGLVESRDRDIDQGLAILGGVLGDRHASLEELCDRAVAELLPDGTTADDTALLIVRTRELDRSQVAEWELPAEPIAAGRARDLANEQLRDWGLEELSFATELVVSELVTNAVRYSEGPLHVRLIRDRTLLCEVADTGHTSPHLRHSGEDDEGGRGLFIIAQLVQRWGTRYTRSGKTIWTEQAFPSTDEPRNSRE, translated from the coding sequence TTGACTGCATGGAACGCTGAGCAGAATGCCGACTTCCGTGGTCCCCTCGATGTCACCCGGGCGGCCACCGCGGTGGTCGACGCCCAGGACACGGTCATCGGATGGAGCCCTGCGGCGGAACGGCTCTTCGGCTTCCCCCCGGACGAGATCATCGGTCGGCCTCTGGCCACGTTCCTTTCACCCGGCCCGTCGCCCTCCGTCCCCCCTCTCCGTTCCCGTTTCCGGGGGAACGAGACCCACGTCGCCCGGCACCGGGACGGGCGTGAGCTGGTCGTCGCCACCGCGGTGTGTCCCCTGTCGGGCGGCGGTGCTGCGGAGCGCGTCCTCGTGGCGACGGAGCTGAAGGATCTCCGGCTGTGGGAATCCCAGCTGGCCCTGTTGAACGGGCTGGCCACCCAGTCACCCCTCGGCCTGGCCATCTACGGCACCGATCTGCGCCTGACCTGGTGCAACGCGGCGTACGAACAAGAGATCGGACGACCGTTCGCCGAGTTCCGCGGCTTGCGGGCCGATGAGCTGTACTCCGACGGAACGTTCCTGACCAAGGGACATCCGCCCACGCTCGACGGAGTCATGCGTCATGTACTGGACACGGGTGAACCCTTTCTGGATTTGCATTTCCAGGGTCGGCCGCCCAGCGACCCTCTGACGGTCCACCTCTGGTCCTGCGCCTACTACCGGCTCCAGGACGCCGACGGACACGTGCTCGGGGTGTGCGAGGACGCCTTCGACATCTCCGATCGCTACAGAGCTCAGCGGCGGCTTGCCCTGCTGGTCGAGGCAGGCCGCGGGATCGGCACCGCCCTCGATGTCGTGGTCACCGCCGAGAAGATCACCGAGGTGGCGGTGCCGGAGTTCGCCGCCACCGTCACGGTCGACCTTTCGAGGGCGGTCCTGGAGGGCGAGGTGCCGGCCACCGGCGGCGCGGCGGCGATGGCGCTGGTACGGGTCGCCCACCGCTCGGCCGAGGAGACCGACCGGGACAAGCCGGGACAGCGGCCTCCTCCCCCGGTGAAGCACTCACCTCGGGAGTACCCGTCCGGTTCGCCGCAGTACCGCAGCCTCTCCTCGGGCGGGCTCGTGCTCGACGACACGACCCTGGTCGTGCCGCTGCGGGCCGGGAACAGCACGCTGGGACTGGTCACCTTCGTCCGCAGCACCGGTGGGGCCACCTTCGACAGCGGCGAAGTGGCACTGGCCGACGAGCTGGTCGCCCGTACGGCCGTGTCCATCGACAACGCCCGGCGCTTCACCCGTGAGCGCACCGCCTCCCTGGCCCTGCAGCGCCAGCTGCTGCCGCAGCACGTACCGCAGCAGTCCGCTGTCGACCTGGCCTACCGCTACCTGCCCACGGACGCCGTGACAGGGGTCGGCGGTGACTGGTTCGACGTCATCCCGCTGTCCGGGACCCGGGTCGGACTCGTGGTCGGGGACGTGGTCGGCCACGGTCTGCAGGCAGCGGCCACCATGGGGCGGCTGCGTACGACCGTGCGCGCGTTCGCGCAGATGGACATCGATCCCGACGAACTGCTGTCACGGCTCGACGACCTGGTGGGGCAGTCGTCGGAGGAACTGTGGGGTGAGCTGGGCACGCCCGAAGCCGATGTGACCATCGGGGCGACATGCCTCTACGCGGTCTACGACCCGGTCTCGCGGCGCTGCGCCATGGCCAGGGCCGGGCACCTGCCACCGGCGGTCGTCGACCCGGAGGGCCGCGTGTCCTTCCCGGATCTGCCGGCCGGCCCGCCGCTGGGCCTCGGCGGGCTGCCGTTCGAGTCCATGGAGATCGAGCTGCCGGAGGGCAGCCTGCTGGCTCTCTTCACCGACGGCCTGGTCGAGTCGCGCGACCGGGACATCGATCAGGGACTCGCCATCCTGGGCGGTGTGCTCGGCGACCGGCACGCGTCACTCGAAGAACTCTGCGACCGGGCCGTCGCGGAACTCCTGCCGGACGGTACGACGGCCGACGACACCGCCCTGCTGATCGTCCGCACCCGCGAACTCGACAGATCGCAGGTCGCCGAGTGGGAGCTGCCCGCGGAACCGATCGCCGCGGGCCGCGCCCGGGACCTGGCCAACGAGCAGTTGCGCGACTGGGGCCTGGAGGAACTGTCGTTCGCGACCGAGCTCGTCGTCAGCGAACTGGTGACCAACGCGGTCAGGTACTCCGAGGGACCGCTCCACGTGCGCCTCATCCGCGACCGCACCCTTCTGTGCGAAGTCGCGGACACCGGCCACACCTCACCGCACCTGCGCCACAGCGGCGAGGACGACGAAGGCGGGCGCGGTCTGTTCATCATCGCGCAACTCGTCCAGAGGTGGGGAACGCGCTACACCCGCTCCGGCAAGACCATCTGGACCGAGCAGGCCTTCCCTTCGACGGATGAGCCCCGGAACTCCAGGGAATAG
- a CDS encoding DUF2470 domain-containing protein: MHPFSARPTRPTPAERVRSILTAAHSMTVVSDGLQSEVRHLDGKGAMGHIHMHEPSEAGPSLPAPRIPVRLEFTDIAPTPVRDRLRARVTVTGLLAAPYTAESTESTCMEFGQAVLHDSGGRAFVTLEALQATDLDPIATSEAGMLTHLIDSHRELVPLLLRLVRPKLTRGIARAVPVAMDRYGVTLRLEGPSTHRDVRLPFATPVTDIAQARPQIHALLAAARRASHPNRLLA, translated from the coding sequence ATGCACCCCTTCAGCGCCCGCCCCACCCGGCCGACCCCAGCCGAACGCGTGCGATCGATCCTGACCGCGGCCCATTCGATGACGGTAGTGAGCGACGGCCTTCAATCCGAGGTGCGCCACCTCGACGGCAAGGGCGCCATGGGACACATCCACATGCACGAGCCGTCCGAGGCCGGCCCCTCCCTGCCCGCCCCGCGCATCCCGGTGCGGCTCGAGTTCACCGACATCGCCCCCACGCCCGTACGCGACCGGCTGCGCGCCCGCGTCACGGTGACCGGCCTGCTGGCTGCGCCGTACACGGCAGAGTCCACGGAGAGCACCTGCATGGAGTTCGGCCAGGCAGTCCTCCATGACTCCGGCGGCCGCGCGTTCGTCACGCTGGAGGCGCTGCAGGCGACGGACCTCGATCCGATCGCCACCAGTGAGGCGGGCATGCTGACCCATCTCATCGACAGCCACAGAGAACTGGTTCCCCTGCTCCTGCGCCTCGTGCGACCGAAGCTGACCAGGGGGATCGCGCGCGCCGTCCCGGTGGCGATGGACCGGTACGGCGTGACGCTGCGGCTGGAAGGCCCCAGCACCCACCGTGACGTCCGGCTGCCGTTCGCGACGCCCGTGACCGACATCGCCCAGGCCCGCCCCCAGATCCACGCACTGCTGGCCGCGGCCCGCCGCGCCTCCCACCCCAACCGCCTGCTCGCCTGA
- a CDS encoding GxGYxYP domain-containing protein — protein sequence MVSRRDFLLTNGTILAAAGLGLGLPGRAAAGQASPTRLLPSFGRATTLDVADVSKLHGDDQLLLTTLQGVVNRRRPRLYFAYDASGLDLGWLPGTGADVTRHDNALDLIGRYRGEVRGAVLHDPEVPDSVNVATTLAGLENAVAATAEQAARHGLKVVADLRGRFAADDPHAVYRWQLDNLFPRCAHTLLAGLPPTRTVKVDGVQWREIAREPNRVRDSSNRAVRTFDLSTELPGSDGAFLRFQDSLGDDGWGASVGRITVRADGQEIASFAPGTDAEAPYLFDGLNSSVGSDGNRFCDGGGYFIYRFTAPAGTTRLTVDADLWNQYLVTATTTSPTRVEPFPYFRDYAVASRAMVVWLPPSGATGELLDEVFSRVEPTTPYCGWFSNDVAGEWGGVDRASQHGVPVVPTDFYMNGTVHAGTGAKVSDRVRPRPRATLRKRVYLTLTVGEGDNVQYCQRRMRDLWDNPARGQVPVNWTVSPLLADIGPALLAHYQRTATANDLLICGPSGAGYTYPGSWPPEALDAYTRLTGSFLRRTGMDLVYAYNQRLQEGNGWVPFDERIVRSYRDHTPLRGIIQSWETGDLQIRPAGLPVIGNYWPQGNAAEYRDGLVKHIEGWDGNGPLFIAGAVNAWNWTPSDIAELGELLTDPFEVVRGDTFFELMDRAAR from the coding sequence ATGGTTTCCCGAAGAGACTTCCTGCTGACCAACGGAACGATCCTGGCGGCAGCGGGACTCGGCCTCGGCCTCCCCGGCCGGGCCGCCGCCGGACAGGCCAGTCCCACCCGCCTGCTGCCGTCCTTCGGCCGCGCCACCACGCTCGACGTCGCCGACGTGAGCAAGCTCCACGGTGACGACCAGCTGTTGCTGACCACCCTCCAGGGAGTCGTCAACCGGCGCCGCCCCCGCCTCTACTTCGCCTACGACGCCAGTGGTCTGGACCTGGGCTGGCTGCCCGGCACCGGTGCCGACGTCACCCGCCACGACAACGCCCTCGACCTGATCGGCCGCTACCGCGGCGAGGTCCGCGGCGCCGTCCTGCACGACCCCGAGGTCCCCGACTCCGTGAACGTCGCCACCACGCTGGCCGGTCTGGAGAACGCCGTCGCGGCCACCGCCGAACAGGCGGCCCGCCACGGCCTGAAGGTCGTCGCCGATCTGCGGGGCCGTTTCGCCGCCGACGACCCGCACGCGGTCTACCGCTGGCAACTGGACAACCTCTTCCCCCGCTGCGCCCACACCCTGCTGGCCGGACTGCCTCCCACCAGGACCGTGAAGGTGGACGGCGTCCAGTGGCGGGAGATCGCCCGCGAGCCGAACCGTGTCCGCGACTCCTCCAACCGGGCCGTGCGCACCTTCGACCTCAGTACCGAACTCCCAGGCTCCGACGGTGCGTTCCTCCGTTTCCAGGACTCCTTGGGGGACGACGGCTGGGGCGCCTCGGTGGGACGGATCACCGTACGGGCCGACGGCCAGGAGATAGCGTCCTTCGCGCCGGGCACGGACGCCGAGGCCCCGTACCTCTTCGACGGCCTCAACTCCTCCGTCGGCAGCGACGGCAACCGCTTCTGCGACGGAGGCGGCTACTTCATCTACCGGTTCACCGCACCGGCCGGGACCACTCGCCTGACCGTCGACGCCGACCTGTGGAACCAGTACCTCGTCACCGCCACGACCACCTCGCCCACCCGCGTCGAGCCCTTCCCGTACTTCCGCGACTACGCGGTCGCCTCACGGGCCATGGTGGTGTGGCTGCCGCCCTCGGGAGCCACGGGCGAACTGCTCGACGAGGTGTTCAGCCGGGTCGAGCCGACCACCCCGTACTGCGGCTGGTTCTCCAACGACGTGGCGGGGGAGTGGGGCGGCGTCGACCGGGCCTCACAGCATGGCGTGCCAGTGGTGCCCACCGACTTCTACATGAACGGCACGGTGCACGCCGGAACCGGGGCGAAGGTGTCCGACCGCGTACGCCCCCGCCCGCGGGCGACGCTTCGCAAGCGCGTGTACCTGACGCTCACCGTCGGCGAGGGCGACAACGTCCAGTACTGCCAGCGCCGCATGCGCGACCTGTGGGACAACCCCGCACGCGGACAGGTGCCCGTCAACTGGACGGTCAGCCCGCTCCTGGCCGACATCGGCCCCGCGCTGCTGGCCCACTACCAGCGCACCGCCACCGCCAACGACCTGCTGATCTGCGGCCCGTCCGGCGCCGGGTACACCTACCCGGGCTCCTGGCCGCCGGAGGCGCTGGACGCGTACACCCGGCTCACCGGGAGCTTCCTGCGCCGCACCGGCATGGACCTCGTCTACGCCTACAACCAACGGCTCCAGGAGGGCAACGGCTGGGTGCCCTTCGACGAGCGCATCGTCCGCTCGTACCGGGATCACACCCCGCTGCGCGGCATCATCCAGTCCTGGGAGACCGGTGACCTCCAGATCCGGCCCGCGGGGCTCCCGGTGATCGGCAACTACTGGCCGCAGGGCAACGCGGCCGAGTACCGGGACGGCCTGGTGAAGCACATCGAGGGCTGGGACGGGAACGGTCCGCTCTTCATCGCCGGAGCGGTCAACGCGTGGAACTGGACGCCGAGCGACATCGCCGAGCTCGGCGAACTGCTCACGGACCCGTTCGAGGTGGTGAGAGGTGACACCTTCTTCGAACTGATGGACAGGGCCGCCCGGTAG
- a CDS encoding ROK family transcriptional regulator: MPMGTNHPGMGSYNQAVVLEAIQTSDGISRVQIADRTGLTAQTVSVIVRRLLGQGLVREGGTLPSTGGKPRTILRIDPDAGYAIGIHFDPAEITAVLANLAGIPVRTCRRTLTHGIRPAAVIAVMARAARSLLDAAQVPDARILGVGLACPGPLDADGTMYSPPQLNDWDRIPLRALLEEATGFAVAFDNDATAAAIGERWAGAGRSVPSYAYLYFGTGIGGGLILDHQIYRGRSFSAAEFGHLTVVPGGAECYCGNRGCLEAECSPAAIEALHAARTGHRLTHAGICAAFRAGDADARGTIRAVAALVADAAVSIVNLLDVDLLLIGGPALRETADAFRDAMAEAVDTRSFNRRLHDVRVEIAPMGADAAAIGAASLVFHSTYAPTLPT; the protein is encoded by the coding sequence ATGCCGATGGGAACGAACCACCCCGGTATGGGGAGTTACAACCAGGCCGTCGTGCTGGAGGCGATCCAGACCTCGGACGGAATCAGCCGGGTCCAGATCGCCGACCGGACGGGCCTCACCGCGCAGACCGTCTCCGTGATCGTGCGACGGCTCCTCGGTCAAGGACTCGTACGCGAGGGCGGAACGCTGCCGTCGACCGGCGGCAAACCGCGCACGATCCTGCGGATCGATCCCGACGCCGGATACGCGATCGGGATCCACTTCGACCCCGCCGAGATCACCGCCGTCCTCGCCAACCTGGCCGGGATTCCGGTACGGACCTGCCGCCGCACCCTGACCCACGGCATCCGGCCCGCGGCCGTGATCGCCGTCATGGCGCGGGCGGCACGGTCCCTGCTGGACGCCGCCCAGGTCCCCGACGCCCGGATCCTCGGTGTCGGACTTGCGTGCCCCGGCCCGCTGGACGCGGACGGCACCATGTACTCGCCGCCCCAGCTGAACGACTGGGACCGGATCCCCCTGCGGGCGCTCCTGGAGGAGGCCACCGGCTTCGCCGTCGCCTTCGACAACGACGCCACCGCAGCCGCGATCGGCGAACGCTGGGCCGGCGCCGGCCGGTCCGTGCCCAGCTATGCCTACCTGTACTTCGGTACGGGAATCGGTGGAGGCCTCATCCTCGACCACCAGATCTACCGGGGGCGGTCCTTCAGCGCGGCGGAGTTCGGCCACCTCACCGTCGTCCCCGGCGGGGCCGAGTGCTACTGCGGCAACCGTGGGTGCCTCGAGGCCGAATGCAGCCCCGCCGCGATCGAGGCCCTGCACGCCGCACGCACCGGCCACCGGCTGACCCATGCCGGGATCTGCGCGGCCTTCCGGGCCGGGGACGCCGACGCGAGGGGGACGATCCGGGCGGTCGCCGCGCTTGTGGCCGATGCCGCCGTGAGCATCGTGAACCTGCTCGACGTCGACCTCCTCCTGATCGGCGGACCGGCTCTGCGCGAGACCGCGGATGCCTTCCGCGACGCCATGGCCGAAGCGGTGGACACCCGCTCGTTCAACCGCCGTCTGCACGACGTGCGGGTGGAGATCGCGCCGATGGGCGCCGACGCTGCGGCCATCGGCGCGGCCTCCCTGGTCTTCCACTCGACCTATGCGCCCACGCTGCCGACCTGA
- a CDS encoding extracellular solute-binding protein: MKRRTLLAGALATTAAGATAVTGCSSGSGKNSNEIEVLYRVEPTWPHLEKSLKGARTEYEAAHPDVKIKLTAVQGSNEDYYTKLALLNRSADSAPDVYLHDTFQVNADVAAGKLAPLDDFLAKWPDWQEQFPESVQKAAQGLDGKTYGVPISTDTRGLWYHKDVFRSAGLPVPWTPKTWDDVLEAARTVKRKVRGVTPFSMYSTKILGEAATMQGFEMLLYGTPGGTLFEKEKWVTSGKGITDSLKFVDTVYREDLGPKKADALNAKLGDKVLLEWFPKGKLGIALDGAWASSAWTPTSPTPWADWTKKMGWTPMPTQNGEAPGAVSMSGGWVMAVSSYSKRKQDGFDFITFAMNKKHAMEYSLGTGDLAVRKDVSADPAYLAENPSVQFWTDLAKVSHYRPAYEAYPKVSTQIQEAMEAVTLGSKSPEEAAEQYAEGVERAVGADNVVGKAS, translated from the coding sequence TTGAAGAGGCGCACACTGCTTGCCGGGGCACTCGCGACGACAGCCGCCGGTGCGACCGCCGTCACCGGTTGTTCGAGTGGTTCCGGTAAGAATTCGAACGAGATCGAGGTCCTCTACCGTGTGGAGCCGACCTGGCCCCACCTGGAGAAGTCCCTCAAGGGAGCCAGAACCGAGTACGAGGCCGCCCACCCGGACGTCAAGATCAAACTGACGGCCGTCCAGGGCTCCAACGAGGACTACTACACCAAGCTTGCCCTGCTGAACCGGTCCGCCGACTCCGCACCCGACGTCTACCTCCACGACACCTTCCAGGTGAACGCCGATGTCGCCGCCGGAAAGCTGGCCCCGCTGGACGACTTCCTCGCCAAGTGGCCCGACTGGCAGGAGCAGTTCCCCGAGTCGGTCCAGAAGGCGGCACAGGGGCTCGACGGCAAGACGTACGGGGTGCCCATCTCGACCGACACCCGCGGACTCTGGTACCACAAGGACGTCTTCCGGTCGGCAGGCCTGCCCGTCCCCTGGACGCCGAAGACCTGGGACGACGTGCTGGAGGCGGCGCGTACCGTCAAGCGCAAGGTCCGCGGGGTCACCCCGTTCTCCATGTACTCGACGAAGATCCTCGGCGAGGCCGCGACCATGCAGGGCTTCGAGATGCTGCTGTACGGGACACCCGGCGGGACGCTCTTCGAGAAGGAGAAGTGGGTGACGTCCGGCAAGGGCATCACCGACTCGCTGAAGTTCGTCGACACCGTCTACCGGGAGGACCTCGGCCCGAAGAAGGCCGACGCACTCAACGCCAAGCTCGGCGACAAGGTGCTCCTGGAGTGGTTCCCCAAGGGCAAGCTCGGCATCGCGCTGGACGGCGCATGGGCCTCCAGCGCCTGGACGCCGACGAGTCCCACCCCGTGGGCCGACTGGACGAAGAAGATGGGCTGGACGCCCATGCCCACGCAGAACGGCGAGGCGCCGGGCGCGGTGAGCATGTCGGGCGGCTGGGTGATGGCGGTGAGTTCGTACAGCAAGCGCAAGCAGGACGGCTTCGACTTCATCACGTTCGCGATGAACAAGAAGCACGCCATGGAGTACTCGCTGGGCACCGGTGACCTCGCCGTCCGCAAGGACGTGTCGGCCGACCCGGCCTACCTCGCGGAGAACCCCTCGGTGCAGTTCTGGACCGATCTCGCGAAGGTGTCGCACTACCGGCCGGCGTACGAGGCGTACCCGAAGGTCTCCACCCAGATCCAGGAGGCGATGGAAGCGGTCACGCTCGGCTCGAAGTCGCCCGAGGAGGCGGCCGAGCAGTACGCGGAGGGTGTGGAGCGGGCCGTAGGAGCCGACAACGTTGTCGGAAAGGCGTCGTGA